Proteins encoded within one genomic window of Variovorax sp. OAS795:
- a CDS encoding fumarylacetoacetate hydrolase family protein, producing the protein MSSSRRGLLAGSAAMAAGAMTGCALPAGASRAAPTPFTVAQATVPIVGSEQAFPVRRIYCIGRNYAAHAREMGSDPTREPPFFFQKPTDAIQVVTPGTVADHPYPPLTKNYHYEVELVVALGKGGRDVAQADALGLVYGYSLGLDMTRRDLQREMGDQKKPWEIGKSFDKSAPIGPIHPVARVGHYTDGAIWLKVNGQTKQNATLKHMIWSVAEQISRLSQAFELMPGDIIYSGTPENVGPVVRGDLIEIHIDGLPNLSVRVV; encoded by the coding sequence ATGTCCAGTTCACGACGCGGCCTGCTGGCCGGTTCCGCCGCCATGGCCGCCGGCGCGATGACCGGTTGCGCCCTGCCGGCCGGCGCATCGCGCGCCGCGCCAACGCCCTTCACGGTGGCCCAGGCCACGGTCCCGATCGTCGGCAGCGAGCAGGCGTTTCCGGTGCGCCGCATCTACTGCATCGGCCGAAACTATGCAGCCCACGCGCGCGAGATGGGCTCGGACCCCACCCGCGAGCCGCCCTTCTTCTTCCAGAAGCCGACGGACGCGATCCAGGTCGTCACGCCCGGCACGGTGGCCGACCATCCGTATCCGCCGCTCACGAAGAACTACCACTACGAGGTGGAGCTGGTCGTGGCGCTCGGCAAGGGCGGCCGCGACGTCGCACAGGCCGATGCGCTGGGCCTGGTGTACGGCTACTCCCTGGGCCTGGACATGACCCGCCGCGACCTGCAGCGCGAGATGGGCGACCAGAAAAAGCCCTGGGAAATCGGCAAGAGCTTCGACAAGTCGGCGCCGATCGGGCCGATCCATCCGGTCGCCAGGGTCGGCCACTACACCGATGGTGCCATCTGGCTCAAGGTGAACGGCCAGACGAAGCAGAACGCGACGCTCAAGCACATGATCTGGTCGGTGGCCGAGCAGATCAGCCGGCTGTCACAGGCTTTCGAGCTCATGCCCGGCGACATCATCTATTCGGGCACGCCCGAGAACGTGGGCCCGGTGGTGCGCGGCGACCTGATCGAGATCCACATCGACGGCCTGCCGAACCTGTCGGTGCGGGTCGTCTGA
- a CDS encoding GatB/YqeY domain-containing protein, whose product MSLKEQITEDMKTAMRAKDSERLGTIRLLLAALKQKEVDERVELDDAMVVAIVDKMVKQRKDSIAAFTTGGRTDLADKEAAEIKVLEVYLPQRMGADEVAAEVKAIVAELGAKGPGDMGKVMGAVKTRLAGKADMGQVSAAVKAALASA is encoded by the coding sequence ATGAGCCTCAAGGAACAGATCACCGAAGACATGAAGACCGCGATGCGCGCCAAGGACTCGGAGCGCCTCGGCACCATCCGCCTGCTCCTGGCGGCCCTGAAGCAGAAGGAAGTCGACGAGCGCGTGGAGCTCGACGACGCCATGGTCGTCGCCATCGTCGACAAGATGGTCAAGCAGCGCAAGGACTCGATCGCGGCGTTCACGACCGGCGGGCGCACCGACCTGGCCGACAAGGAAGCCGCCGAGATCAAGGTGCTCGAGGTCTACCTGCCGCAGCGCATGGGCGCCGACGAAGTGGCCGCCGAGGTGAAGGCCATCGTGGCCGAGCTGGGCGCCAAGGGCCCGGGCGACATGGGCAAGGTCATGGGTGCGGTCAAGACCCGCCTGGCGGGCAAGGCCGACATGGGCCAGGTGAGCGCGGCAGTCAAGGCGGCCCTCGCGAGCGCCTGA
- a CDS encoding LysR family transcriptional regulator, whose translation MRFDLTDLRLFLHVVEAGSLTAGAQRSHMTLASASQRVRGMEDALGSPLLTRHAQGVRPTEAGRTLLHHARVVLQQMERMRGELGEYGQGLKGHVRFMCGTSALNEHLPEVLSRFLAQHPRISVDLEERPSPQSVDALRAGLCDIGIVSDAVGTEGLECHPFRRDDLVLVMPRGHALAGRRRVRLADVADSEFVGLTEDSALQQLVTQHARAMGKQLAYRVRVRNFEAVCGMVAHGIGVGIVPQTAAVRCARSMKIARAGLSDAWAERTLMACVRSSEELPLNARRMLEHLLAPTGTPAAR comes from the coding sequence ATGCGATTCGACCTCACAGACCTGCGGCTCTTCCTCCACGTGGTGGAGGCCGGCAGCCTCACCGCCGGCGCACAGCGCTCGCACATGACGCTGGCCTCGGCGAGCCAGCGCGTGCGCGGCATGGAAGACGCCCTGGGCAGCCCGCTGCTCACGCGGCACGCGCAGGGCGTGCGCCCCACCGAGGCCGGCCGCACGCTGCTGCACCACGCGCGCGTCGTGCTGCAGCAGATGGAACGCATGCGGGGCGAGCTCGGCGAGTACGGCCAGGGCCTCAAGGGCCATGTGCGCTTCATGTGCGGCACCTCGGCGCTGAACGAGCACCTGCCCGAGGTGCTGAGCCGCTTTCTCGCGCAGCATCCGCGCATCTCGGTCGACCTGGAGGAACGGCCCAGCCCGCAATCGGTCGATGCGCTGCGCGCCGGGCTGTGCGACATCGGCATCGTCTCCGACGCGGTCGGCACCGAGGGCCTGGAGTGCCACCCGTTTCGCCGTGACGACCTCGTGCTGGTGATGCCGCGCGGCCATGCGCTGGCGGGGCGACGGCGCGTGCGGCTCGCGGACGTGGCCGACAGCGAGTTCGTCGGCCTGACGGAAGACAGCGCGCTGCAGCAGCTGGTGACGCAGCATGCGCGCGCCATGGGCAAGCAGCTGGCCTACCGCGTGCGCGTGCGCAACTTCGAGGCGGTGTGCGGCATGGTCGCGCACGGCATCGGCGTGGGCATCGTGCCGCAGACCGCGGCCGTGCGCTGCGCCCGCTCGATGAAGATCGCGCGCGCCGGCCTCAGCGATGCCTGGGCCGAACGCACGCTGATGGCCTGCGTGCGTTCATCGGAGGAGCTGCCGCTCAACGCGCGCCGGATGCTCGAGCATTTGCTCGCGCCGACCGGGACGCCTGCAGCCCGATGA
- a CDS encoding sulfite exporter TauE/SafE family protein, with the protein MTIPNELATAHWAAAAAVFLLAGVIKGVVGLGLPTASMGLLALWMPPVRAAALLIAPSLVTNLWQTGPRATFRPVLRRIGGMQAGIVAGTLGGALWLGVPAGTWASVALGVALVAYALWGLTGRQFHVRAAHERWLGPLVGAATGLVTAVTGVFVVPAVPYLQGLGFQRDALIQAMGISFTTSTVVLAIGLAGNDGYPVAAIGGSLAMLTPALAGMVLGTWLRKRLPVAVFRRCFLAGLALLGFYMVARALA; encoded by the coding sequence ATGACGATCCCGAATGAACTGGCAACCGCCCACTGGGCCGCTGCCGCTGCCGTGTTCCTGCTGGCTGGCGTGATCAAGGGCGTGGTCGGCCTCGGCCTGCCGACCGCGTCGATGGGGCTGCTCGCGCTGTGGATGCCGCCGGTGCGCGCGGCCGCGTTGCTGATCGCGCCTTCGCTGGTCACCAACCTGTGGCAGACCGGACCGCGCGCGACCTTCCGGCCGGTGCTGCGGCGCATCGGCGGCATGCAGGCGGGCATCGTGGCGGGCACGCTGGGCGGCGCACTCTGGCTGGGGGTGCCGGCGGGCACCTGGGCTTCGGTGGCACTCGGCGTGGCGCTGGTCGCCTACGCGCTCTGGGGGCTCACGGGGCGGCAGTTCCACGTGCGGGCGGCGCACGAGCGCTGGCTGGGGCCGCTGGTGGGCGCCGCGACCGGCTTGGTGACGGCCGTGACCGGCGTGTTCGTGGTGCCGGCGGTGCCCTATCTGCAGGGCCTGGGTTTCCAGCGCGATGCGTTGATCCAGGCCATGGGGATCTCGTTCACCACCTCGACCGTGGTGCTGGCCATCGGGCTGGCGGGCAACGACGGCTATCCGGTCGCGGCGATCGGTGGCTCGCTGGCGATGCTGACGCCGGCGCTCGCCGGCATGGTGCTGGGAACCTGGCTGCGCAAGCGGCTGCCGGTGGCGGTGTTCCGGCGCTGCTTTCTTGCCGGGCTCGCGCTCCTGGGGTTCTACATGGTGGCGCGCGCGCTGGCCTGA
- a CDS encoding NAD(P)/FAD-dependent oxidoreductase — protein MSATFRFDAVVVGAGAAGLFCAALAGQRGLKVLLVDHSEKVAEKIRISGGGRANFTNRDLDVRAPQRHFIGENPNFCRSALSRYAPQQFIELVQKHGIAFHEKHKGQLFCDGSSQQIVDMLLAECDAGNVTRWQPCRIGKIVFSASGIDGTGAGSYQIDSSKGAIETPRLVIATGGLSIPQIGASDFGYRLAEQFGLRVVTPRPALVPLTFGGEAWAPYAELAGLALPVRIETGARKEKMAFLEDLLFTHRGLSGPAVLQISSYWKPGTPLTLDFAPGVDVAEALGEAKLRSKKRIANELAMLVPSRLADAWVGQDPALQRPVNEAADKALAALAERIARWQITPSGTEGYKKAEVTAGGVDTRDLSSQTMESKQPGLYFIGEVVDVTGWLGGYNFQWAWASAHACATAL, from the coding sequence CCGGCGCCGCCGGGCTGTTCTGCGCCGCGCTGGCGGGCCAGCGCGGGCTCAAGGTGCTTTTGGTCGACCACAGCGAGAAGGTGGCCGAGAAAATCCGCATCTCGGGCGGCGGCCGCGCCAATTTCACCAACCGCGACCTCGACGTGCGCGCGCCGCAGCGCCACTTCATCGGCGAGAACCCGAATTTCTGCCGCTCGGCGCTGTCGCGCTATGCGCCGCAGCAGTTCATCGAGCTGGTGCAGAAGCACGGCATCGCCTTTCACGAGAAGCACAAGGGCCAGCTGTTCTGCGACGGCTCCTCGCAGCAGATCGTCGACATGCTGCTGGCGGAATGCGACGCCGGCAACGTCACGCGCTGGCAGCCGTGCAGGATCGGGAAGATTGTGTTTTCGGCTTCCGGCATCGACGGCACCGGCGCGGGCAGCTACCAGATCGATAGCAGCAAGGGCGCCATCGAAACGCCCAGGCTGGTGATCGCGACCGGCGGCCTGTCGATCCCGCAGATCGGCGCCAGCGACTTCGGCTACCGCCTGGCCGAGCAGTTCGGCCTGCGCGTCGTCACGCCCCGCCCGGCGCTGGTGCCGCTGACTTTCGGCGGCGAAGCCTGGGCGCCGTATGCCGAACTGGCCGGGCTGGCGCTGCCGGTGCGCATCGAGACCGGCGCCAGGAAGGAAAAGATGGCCTTCCTCGAAGACCTGCTGTTCACCCACCGCGGCTTGTCGGGCCCGGCTGTGCTGCAGATTTCGAGCTACTGGAAGCCTGGAACGCCGTTGACGCTCGACTTTGCGCCCGGCGTGGACGTGGCCGAGGCCCTGGGCGAAGCCAAGCTGCGCTCCAAGAAGCGCATTGCCAACGAGCTGGCCATGCTGGTGCCCTCGCGGCTGGCCGACGCCTGGGTCGGGCAGGATCCGGCCCTGCAGCGACCCGTCAACGAGGCTGCCGACAAGGCGCTGGCCGCGCTGGCCGAGCGCATCGCGCGCTGGCAGATCACGCCCAGCGGCACCGAGGGCTACAAGAAGGCCGAGGTCACGGCCGGCGGCGTCGACACCCGCGACCTGTCTTCCCAGACCATGGAATCGAAGCAGCCGGGCCTGTATTTCATCGGCGAAGTGGTCGACGTGACGGGCTGGTTGGGCGGATACAACTTCCAATGGGCCTGGGCGAGCGCACACGCGTGCGCAACCGCGCTATAA
- the rpsU gene encoding 30S ribosomal protein S21 has protein sequence MTTIRVKENEPFDVALRRFKRTIEKLGLLTDLRAREFYEKPTAERKRKKAAAVKRHYKRVRSMQLPKKLY, from the coding sequence ATGACCACCATCCGCGTTAAAGAAAACGAGCCTTTCGACGTCGCCCTGCGCCGCTTCAAGCGCACCATCGAAAAGCTCGGCCTGCTGACCGACCTGCGCGCCCGCGAGTTCTACGAGAAGCCGACCGCCGAGCGCAAGCGCAAGAAGGCAGCCGCCGTCAAGCGCCACTACAAGCGCGTGCGCAGCATGCAGCTCCCCAAGAAGCTGTACTGA
- a CDS encoding AraC family transcriptional regulator: MQERANHLDFDVRFEGARDVLARPHRHEYFQIQASIHGGSQQVIGGAVRPFTAGHLSFVLPYRVHVVPHPPGARYAIVNFDQGFLWPELAVEALDLEEVPALRHPELAPFLFQESMDFHFGEADFARILRWLEELAELNRERRFGAASAIRGILMQLIALACDRHEPQLLAQAALQGGRSSGHDALQRVMRYVREHLGEDMSLNDAAAAAMLSPNYLAHLLKKQTQRTFTELVTERRLERAKELLVTSNARIADIARQCGFGDAVYFSRRFRLRNGVTPRQFRHEADAGLATAAQPRQT; encoded by the coding sequence ATGCAGGAGCGCGCGAACCACCTGGACTTCGACGTTCGCTTCGAAGGCGCGCGGGACGTGCTGGCGCGGCCGCACCGGCACGAGTATTTCCAGATCCAGGCCAGCATCCACGGCGGCTCGCAACAGGTGATCGGCGGCGCGGTGCGCCCGTTCACCGCGGGGCACCTGAGCTTCGTGCTGCCGTACCGCGTGCACGTGGTGCCGCACCCGCCCGGCGCACGCTATGCCATCGTGAACTTCGACCAGGGCTTTCTCTGGCCCGAACTGGCCGTGGAGGCGCTCGACCTGGAAGAGGTGCCGGCCCTGCGCCATCCCGAGCTCGCGCCGTTCCTGTTCCAGGAGTCGATGGATTTCCACTTCGGCGAGGCCGATTTCGCACGCATCCTGCGCTGGCTCGAAGAGCTCGCCGAGCTGAACCGCGAGCGGCGCTTCGGGGCCGCAAGCGCGATCCGCGGCATCCTGATGCAGCTCATCGCGCTCGCCTGCGACCGGCACGAGCCGCAGCTGCTCGCGCAGGCCGCGCTGCAGGGCGGGCGCAGTTCGGGGCACGATGCTTTGCAGCGCGTCATGCGCTACGTGCGCGAGCACCTGGGCGAGGACATGTCGCTCAACGACGCCGCGGCGGCCGCGATGCTGTCGCCCAACTACCTCGCGCACCTGCTCAAGAAGCAGACCCAGCGCACCTTCACCGAACTCGTGACCGAGCGCCGCCTGGAGCGCGCGAAGGAACTGCTGGTCACCTCGAACGCGCGCATTGCCGACATCGCGCGGCAGTGCGGCTTCGGCGACGCCGTGTACTTCAGCCGCCGGTTCAGGCTGCGCAACGGGGTCACGCCGCGGCAGTTCCGGCATGAGGCCGATGCGGGGCTGGCCACGGCGGCGCAGCCCCGGCAAACCTAA
- the mog gene encoding molybdopterin adenylyltransferase, which yields MNAPDAIRIGIVSISDRASSGTYEDKGLPSLQEWLGRALKNPIDFQARLIPDETALISATLIELVDAGCSLVLTTGGTGPALRDVTPEATLAVAHKEMPGFGEQMRQISLRFVPTAILSRQVAVIRGKSLIINLPGQPKSIAETLEGLKDGDGKQVVPGIFAAVPYCIDLIGGPYLETDDTVCKAFRPKTAIRPPR from the coding sequence ATGAACGCACCTGACGCCATCCGCATCGGCATCGTCTCCATCAGCGACCGCGCCTCCAGCGGCACCTATGAAGACAAGGGCCTGCCTTCGCTCCAGGAATGGCTCGGCCGCGCGCTGAAGAACCCGATCGATTTCCAAGCGCGGCTGATTCCCGACGAGACCGCCCTCATCAGCGCCACGCTGATCGAGCTGGTGGATGCCGGCTGCTCGCTGGTGCTGACCACGGGCGGCACCGGTCCGGCCCTGCGCGACGTGACGCCCGAAGCCACGCTGGCCGTGGCGCACAAGGAAATGCCCGGCTTCGGCGAGCAGATGCGCCAGATCAGCCTGCGCTTCGTGCCCACCGCCATCCTCTCGCGCCAGGTGGCGGTGATCCGCGGCAAGAGCCTGATCATCAACCTGCCGGGGCAGCCGAAGTCGATCGCGGAAACGCTCGAGGGGCTGAAGGACGGCGACGGCAAGCAGGTGGTGCCCGGCATCTTTGCGGCCGTGCCGTACTGCATCGACCTGATCGGCGGGCCGTACCTGGAGACGGACGACACGGTGTGCAAGGCCTTCCGGCCGAAGACGGCCATCCGCCCGCCGCGCTAG
- a CDS encoding cation:proton antiporter, producing MSATSLLLQLIVILSTARVCGWVLRHVGQPGVVGEMAAGLMLGPVVMGALFPSLHAQLFSRSHLEGLSSLSTVGLVLFMFVVGLELRSTQGVRAQLKAAGYVGALSVIVPMALGIAISPALHPALAPAGVGFWPFALFMAAALSITAFPVMARILKDRGLTRTPFGQLSLGAAAVVDVFAWILLALVVAMVGAGEGYVGFLKTTAGVAVLLAVLFFGLKPAFAWLLRTRAPDGEPSTTVMASLMIGLLACAMATEWLHLHAVFGAFLFGACLPRDDRLLSSLTQRIEPISIVVLMPLFFALAGLGTTSSAFSGASIGAMLLIVAVAAIGKLAGGAIGARMAGYGWRDSLATGSLMNARGLMELIVMKIGLDAGLIGPELFTMLLVMALVTTAMTGPLINLVMGRAKASPAAQPESEVQVRAKP from the coding sequence ATGTCCGCCACTTCCCTGCTGCTGCAACTCATCGTCATCCTGAGCACCGCGCGCGTCTGCGGCTGGGTGCTGCGCCACGTCGGCCAGCCCGGCGTGGTGGGCGAAATGGCCGCTGGCCTGATGCTCGGGCCGGTGGTGATGGGCGCGCTGTTCCCGTCCCTGCACGCGCAGCTGTTCTCCAGGAGCCACCTGGAAGGGCTGTCTTCCCTCTCGACCGTGGGCCTGGTGCTTTTCATGTTCGTGGTGGGGCTGGAACTGCGCTCCACGCAGGGCGTGCGCGCGCAACTGAAGGCCGCGGGCTACGTCGGCGCGCTCAGCGTCATCGTGCCGATGGCACTGGGCATCGCGATCTCGCCGGCGTTGCATCCGGCCCTGGCACCCGCGGGCGTGGGCTTCTGGCCCTTTGCGCTGTTCATGGCCGCGGCGCTGTCGATCACGGCATTTCCGGTCATGGCGCGCATCCTCAAGGACCGCGGGCTCACCCGCACGCCCTTCGGCCAGCTGTCGCTCGGGGCCGCCGCGGTGGTCGACGTGTTCGCCTGGATCCTGCTGGCGCTGGTGGTGGCGATGGTGGGTGCCGGCGAGGGCTACGTGGGCTTTCTCAAGACCACGGCCGGCGTGGCCGTGCTGCTGGCCGTGCTGTTCTTCGGCCTGAAGCCCGCGTTTGCATGGCTGCTGCGCACCCGCGCGCCCGACGGCGAACCCTCGACCACCGTGATGGCCTCGCTCATGATCGGCCTGCTGGCCTGCGCCATGGCGACCGAATGGCTGCATCTGCATGCGGTGTTCGGCGCCTTCCTGTTCGGTGCCTGCCTGCCGCGCGACGACCGCCTGCTGAGCTCGCTCACGCAGCGCATCGAGCCGATCTCCATCGTCGTGCTGATGCCGCTGTTCTTTGCGCTCGCGGGGCTCGGTACCACCAGCAGCGCCTTCTCGGGCGCGAGCATCGGCGCCATGCTGCTGATCGTCGCGGTGGCCGCCATCGGCAAGCTGGCCGGCGGCGCCATCGGCGCGCGCATGGCGGGCTACGGCTGGCGCGACAGCCTGGCCACCGGTTCGCTGATGAACGCGCGCGGGCTGATGGAGCTCATCGTGATGAAGATCGGACTGGACGCCGGGCTGATCGGACCGGAGCTCTTCACCATGCTGCTGGTGATGGCGCTCGTCACCACCGCGATGACGGGGCCCCTCATCAACCTGGTGATGGGGCGTGCAAAGGCCTCGCCTGCGGCGCAGCCCGAATCCGAAGTGCAGGTGCGCGCCAAGCCGTAG
- a CDS encoding NUDIX domain-containing protein, which translates to MTGDGGCATTIPKACACLVDARGRLLVFRHPGDGNMQLPKGTVEPGESPEAAVRRELLEESGIDHVGELQPLGTLHRDCEAGVEGNTLRHPQLWHLFLMRADGPLPETFEHVAMGSPEEDGLVFSFSWLAPQDGVENFALPYRQAIERVRAALPAT; encoded by the coding sequence ATGACGGGCGACGGCGGCTGCGCCACCACGATCCCGAAGGCCTGCGCCTGCCTGGTCGATGCCAGGGGCCGGCTGCTGGTGTTCCGCCATCCCGGCGACGGGAACATGCAATTGCCCAAGGGCACCGTCGAGCCCGGCGAATCGCCCGAGGCGGCGGTCCGGCGTGAGCTGCTCGAGGAGTCGGGCATCGACCACGTCGGCGAGCTGCAACCGCTCGGCACCCTGCACCGCGACTGCGAGGCCGGTGTCGAGGGCAACACCTTGCGCCATCCGCAGCTGTGGCACCTCTTCCTGATGCGCGCAGATGGCCCGCTGCCCGAAACCTTCGAGCACGTGGCCATGGGCAGCCCCGAGGAAGACGGTCTGGTGTTTTCGTTCAGCTGGCTCGCGCCCCAGGACGGCGTCGAGAACTTCGCGCTGCCTTATCGCCAGGCGATCGAGCGCGTCCGCGCGGCGCTTCCCGCCACCTGA
- the yjgA gene encoding ribosome biogenesis factor YjgA has protein sequence MSRKPKKGYFVRGQFVAEGSELDLELKRELKGTDEASRTELKRESDELQKLGTELLGLRAGLFDALALDEKLVDAVAEAKRITNFEGKRRQMQFIGKLMRKLEPEALEAVKQALAEQGSVPAAETAALHEAERWRDRLIADDDALGGWIETHPATDSQQLRALVRQARKDMKSGPAGEAPRQGKAYREIFQLVRAQLAVHGGADHASAAAEQDREDDA, from the coding sequence ATGTCCCGCAAACCCAAAAAAGGCTATTTCGTCCGTGGCCAGTTCGTCGCCGAAGGCAGCGAACTCGACCTGGAGCTCAAGCGCGAGCTCAAGGGCACCGACGAAGCCAGCCGCACCGAACTCAAGCGCGAAAGCGACGAACTGCAAAAGCTCGGCACCGAACTGCTCGGCCTGCGTGCCGGCCTGTTCGATGCGCTCGCGCTGGACGAAAAGCTGGTCGACGCGGTGGCCGAGGCCAAGCGCATCACCAATTTCGAAGGCAAGCGCCGCCAGATGCAGTTCATCGGCAAGCTGATGCGCAAGCTGGAGCCCGAGGCGCTGGAGGCCGTGAAGCAGGCGCTGGCCGAGCAGGGCAGCGTGCCCGCGGCCGAGACCGCCGCGCTGCACGAGGCCGAACGCTGGCGCGACCGGCTGATTGCCGACGACGACGCGCTGGGCGGCTGGATCGAAACCCATCCCGCCACCGATTCGCAGCAGCTGCGCGCCCTGGTGCGCCAGGCCCGCAAGGACATGAAGTCCGGCCCCGCCGGCGAAGCGCCGCGCCAGGGCAAGGCATACCGCGAGATCTTCCAGCTGGTGCGCGCGCAGCTGGCCGTGCACGGCGGTGCCGACCACGCCTCGGCGGCGGCCGAGCAGGACCGGGAAGACGACGCATGA
- a CDS encoding nucleoside 2-deoxyribosyltransferase: protein MIPNPETPARPQIYLAGPDVFRPDARDHFVRLAAACDALGLAALLPADGNDQPGTAAPEAQIYEANMQRLRGADGVVANLASFRGLEPDSGTVFEVGAAVALRIPVVAYGVPAGSYADRARSFLQCAPDAAGVLREAGSGIAVEDFGQPLNLMLACSIHIEPTPEAALRKMVQLLALRPR from the coding sequence ATGATTCCGAACCCTGAAACCCCGGCGCGCCCCCAGATCTACCTCGCGGGGCCCGATGTGTTCCGCCCCGATGCCCGGGACCATTTCGTGCGGCTGGCGGCGGCGTGCGATGCGCTGGGGCTTGCGGCCCTGCTGCCGGCCGATGGCAACGACCAACCGGGTACCGCCGCGCCGGAGGCGCAGATCTACGAGGCCAACATGCAGCGGCTGCGCGGCGCGGACGGCGTGGTGGCCAACCTCGCGAGCTTTCGCGGCCTGGAGCCCGATTCGGGCACGGTGTTCGAAGTGGGCGCGGCGGTGGCGCTGCGGATTCCGGTCGTGGCCTACGGCGTGCCCGCGGGCAGCTATGCGGACCGCGCGCGGTCTTTTCTGCAGTGCGCGCCCGATGCGGCCGGCGTGCTGCGCGAGGCCGGCAGCGGCATTGCGGTGGAAGATTTCGGCCAGCCGCTGAACCTGATGCTGGCCTGTTCGATCCACATCGAGCCGACGCCCGAGGCCGCGCTGCGAAAGATGGTGCAGCTGCTCGCGCTCCGGCCGCGCTGA
- the pmbA gene encoding metalloprotease PmbA, with translation MTTSSSRADSGFAYSRSFFENLVDSALAHAKKLGATDAGAEASEGCGLSVSVRKGELENVERNRDKSLGITVYVGHRRGNASTSDFSEGAIAQTVQAAYDIARFTAEDPVSGLPDEEDIAKDHPELDLFHPWDVTSEQAATLALACEEAALSTDKRITNSEGAGVSAQQSHFFSAHTHGFRGGYASSRHSISVAPIAGKGDDMQRDSWYSSMRSAGELASPQAVGRYAAERALSRLKSRKIKTTECPVLFESPLAVGLLGGLVQAVSGGALYRKSTFLLDSLGKPVLPKHVDVAEDPHVMRGKGSSPFDDEGVVTRARKVVDAGRLEGYFLSTYSARKLGMKTTGNAGGSHNLTLSSRLTKAGDDLDAMLAKLGTGLFVIELMGQGVNYVTGDYSRGASGFWVEKGRIAFPVHEITIAGNLKNMLMGIDAIGADAYTFGAKTTGSVLVNRMKVAGS, from the coding sequence ATGACGACATCTTCCTCGCGCGCCGATTCCGGCTTCGCCTACAGCCGCTCCTTCTTCGAAAACCTGGTCGACTCGGCCCTGGCCCACGCCAAAAAGCTCGGTGCCACCGATGCCGGCGCCGAGGCCTCCGAGGGCTGCGGCCTCAGCGTCTCGGTCCGCAAGGGCGAACTCGAGAACGTCGAGCGCAACCGCGACAAGTCGCTGGGCATCACGGTCTACGTGGGCCACCGCCGCGGCAACGCCAGCACCTCCGACTTCTCCGAGGGCGCCATCGCCCAGACCGTGCAGGCCGCCTACGACATCGCCCGCTTCACGGCCGAAGACCCGGTCAGCGGTCTTCCCGACGAGGAAGACATTGCCAAGGACCACCCCGAACTCGACCTGTTCCACCCCTGGGACGTGACGAGCGAGCAGGCCGCCACGCTGGCGCTCGCATGCGAGGAGGCAGCGCTCTCGACCGACAAGCGCATCACCAACAGCGAAGGCGCGGGGGTTTCGGCCCAGCAGAGCCACTTCTTCAGCGCGCACACGCACGGTTTCCGCGGCGGCTATGCCAGTTCGCGGCATTCGATCTCGGTGGCGCCCATCGCCGGCAAGGGCGACGACATGCAGCGCGACTCCTGGTACAGCTCCATGCGCTCGGCCGGGGAACTGGCCAGCCCGCAGGCCGTGGGCCGGTATGCCGCCGAGCGCGCGCTGAGCCGGCTCAAGTCGCGCAAGATCAAGACCACCGAATGCCCGGTGCTGTTCGAATCGCCGCTGGCCGTGGGCCTGCTGGGCGGGCTGGTGCAGGCGGTGAGCGGCGGGGCGCTGTACCGCAAGAGCACCTTCCTGCTCGATTCGCTCGGCAAGCCGGTGCTGCCCAAGCACGTGGACGTGGCCGAAGACCCGCATGTGATGCGCGGCAAGGGCAGCTCGCCCTTCGACGACGAAGGCGTGGTCACCCGCGCACGCAAGGTGGTCGATGCCGGGCGGCTCGAGGGCTACTTTCTCTCGACCTATTCCGCGCGCAAGCTGGGCATGAAGACCACCGGCAATGCCGGCGGCTCGCACAACCTGACGCTGAGCTCGCGCCTCACCAAGGCAGGCGACGACCTGGACGCCATGCTGGCCAAGCTCGGCACCGGCCTGTTCGTGATCGAGCTGATGGGGCAGGGCGTGAACTACGTGACCGGCGACTACTCGCGCGGTGCCAGCGGCTTCTGGGTCGAGAAGGGGCGCATCGCGTTCCCGGTGCACGAGATCACCATTGCCGGCAACCTGAAAAACATGCTGATGGGCATCGACGCCATCGGCGCCGACGCCTATACCTTCGGTGCCAAGACCACGGGGTCGGTGCTGGTCAACCGCATGAAGGTGGCCGGCAGCTGA